A segment of the bacterium genome:
CGGCAGAACGATTTGATCGCTCCGAGTCGGACGTTTCGGGTAGCTCTGGTGTTGTTCCGAGTCGCTTCGAGGTACTCCAGGAAGCGGGCGACCAGTAGGGCGTCGATGTCCTCTAGTGAAAGATCTGAAGGAGCTCTCCTGAGCTCCTGGCTGGCGAAGGTGAAGAGCAGTTGGAAGCTGAGAGCGTAGCTGTCGCGCGTGTGTTCGCTTGCTCCCCGTTGCCCGACAAGGTGATCCCGCAGGAACGCAGTGATGTAGGGCGCGA
Coding sequences within it:
- a CDS encoding site-specific integrase, which translates into the protein MTPIAPYITAFLRDHLVGQRGASEHTRDSYALSFQLLFTFASQELRRAPSDLSLEDIDALLVARFLEYLEATRNNTRATRNVRLGAIKSFCR